In bacterium, a single window of DNA contains:
- a CDS encoding VWA domain-containing protein, whose amino-acid sequence MTDLAGAGFEWSDPLFLFALIFVPLVFIRANARPAAVTWSSLSLVETRGRSLRARLTWLPAALLALSTACLALALAGPRTGDAVSEVKREGIAIAMVVDRSGSMQARDFVRGDRSVSRLDAVKTIFRDFVLGGGDAGDGRPDDLVGLVSFARYADGLSPLTLDHGNLVAILDQLETPTTHEEDGTAVGEGLALAVERLRRQETKSKIVILLTDGVNNTGDIEPREAADLAARFGIRVYAVGAGYTGLAPVPVQMPGGRTVLQRVRVEIDEVTLQEVAQRSGGRYFHATDADGIREVLAEIDRLERSEVSEIRYLEYEYHYLPFVAVALVAMALSLLLAGSWLRRLPA is encoded by the coding sequence ATGACCGATCTCGCCGGCGCGGGCTTCGAGTGGAGCGATCCGCTCTTCCTCTTCGCCCTGATCTTCGTGCCCCTCGTCTTCATTCGCGCGAACGCGCGGCCGGCGGCGGTCACGTGGTCGAGCCTCTCGCTGGTCGAGACCCGTGGCCGGTCGCTCCGCGCCCGGCTCACGTGGCTGCCCGCCGCGTTGCTGGCGTTGTCGACCGCTTGCCTGGCGCTCGCCCTGGCCGGGCCGCGAACCGGCGACGCGGTGAGCGAGGTGAAGCGGGAGGGCATCGCGATCGCGATGGTGGTCGATCGGTCCGGCTCGATGCAGGCGCGGGACTTCGTGCGCGGTGACCGGAGCGTGAGTCGCCTGGACGCGGTGAAGACGATCTTCCGGGACTTCGTGCTGGGGGGCGGGGACGCCGGCGACGGACGGCCCGACGACCTCGTCGGTCTCGTCTCGTTCGCCCGCTATGCAGACGGGCTCTCGCCGCTGACCCTCGACCACGGCAACCTCGTGGCGATCCTCGATCAGCTCGAGACGCCGACCACCCACGAAGAGGACGGCACGGCGGTCGGCGAAGGCCTCGCCCTCGCGGTCGAGCGACTGCGGCGGCAGGAGACGAAGTCGAAGATCGTGATCCTGCTGACCGACGGCGTGAACAACACCGGGGACATCGAGCCCCGGGAAGCCGCCGACCTCGCGGCCCGCTTCGGGATCCGCGTCTACGCCGTCGGCGCCGGCTATACCGGTCTCGCCCCGGTGCCCGTCCAGATGCCGGGCGGCCGGACCGTCCTCCAGCGCGTCCGCGTCGAGATCGACGAGGTCACGCTCCAGGAGGTCGCCCAGCGAAGCGGCGGTCGCTACTTCCACGCCACCGATGCCGACGGGATCCGCGAGGTCCTCGCCGAGATCGACCGCCTCGAGCGAAGCGAGGTCAGCGAGATCCGCTACCTCGAGTACGAGTACCACTACCTGCCCTTCGTCGCGGTGGCCCTCGTCGCGATGGCGCTCTCGCTCCTGCTCGCGGGCAGCTGGCTTCGGAGGCTGCCGGCATGA
- a CDS encoding VWA domain-containing protein yields the protein MSGLGIHWARPELLWVVGAWLFVALVVVGLDRRGAGALDRLVSSALQSALVARPARWRRVTRLALLVVSGFAMAAALLQPQMGERFVATPRVGAEIMIALDVSRSMLADDAAPSRLERAKAEVRDLLAYLRDDHVGLIAFAGRASVLSPMTPDKSFLRLALDGAGPHSVPRGGTKLAEAIGRAVTGFGDPGPAQRALILITDGEDHDSFALDAARRAAEAGIKIIAIGFGDEGGSPIFVRDPETGARVQVRDAEGRPVISRLNGDLLRELALATDGAYVPAGTGVLDLASIYDAHIAGLTRGQIDERGRTIRDEAYQLFVAIAFVALLAGVLLVGGRPPRGGAIAALFAAFLVTTAHAPETAAQGDPIQGEALEETEAAPPVPPAPTPQVDPRERFNRANASLAAGDAAAATAGLRDARRDAPDDPELRFAATYNLGMAAVARADAEEAPEASLAALHEAADWFREAVALRPDEEDPRHNLEVVLRRALLLADELARQEEGDLEQALDALIDRQRGHLGTAAQLLGAVAGREGEEEEATLAQLRPAFDAAATEQRVLRADADALAERVVREREAILRMVEDVRSPEDALRAAQLEGVLVYLDSSIERIGGTRRQLRLRRPERAYRRGASSLGELKRARDQLRDPVQQIDVLIQETGEVLQKTGALLAADRPSPSGEPGPALPAFLTRGAVEEEARRLTDRVGELAGRLKVAAEEAAKAAPAAQGQSAAQGQSAAPVEPGAPDPELLREALVVAAPLVGEAATFLEAATNELGADALREAFASEARAGRALADARESFFDLARLLGVTFEDQSRIADLASTEEAAIAEVRDEYAPMATELQSKNLERADRLEILLAKERATALAAAEQAAAQAPPAEDEDPAANEKARFDAASALLAAADGEMEAARLGFTARELDWVASGAHAATARDQLERLRELFFSLIEHLQKLARDQVDLADETNEVATLATANADAEETAARARALGDDQGGLEERAGTIADVLLERSQVEAPEGVAPEEAEAAQAKARRAAEHVASAQLAMRDAKQGLEAETPDFEAVAPPQTLAIEELMKALKLLSPPPPPEDQQGEDQDESDSEESEGGEQQPQPEGGDEGDGSRENEAAESQEGPQDPGQLLQGVRDREAERRRDRERERQQRRSQPVDRDW from the coding sequence ATGAGCGGTCTCGGGATCCACTGGGCGCGGCCGGAGCTGCTCTGGGTGGTCGGGGCGTGGCTCTTCGTCGCCCTGGTCGTCGTCGGTCTCGACCGCCGCGGCGCGGGCGCCCTCGACCGTCTGGTGTCGAGCGCGCTCCAGTCGGCGCTGGTGGCGCGGCCGGCGCGCTGGCGCCGGGTGACGCGCCTCGCGCTGCTCGTCGTGTCCGGCTTCGCCATGGCGGCGGCGCTGCTCCAGCCCCAGATGGGCGAGCGTTTCGTCGCGACGCCGCGGGTCGGTGCCGAGATCATGATCGCCCTCGACGTCTCGCGTTCGATGCTCGCGGACGATGCGGCGCCGTCGCGCCTCGAGCGGGCGAAGGCGGAGGTCCGGGACCTGCTGGCCTATCTGCGGGACGACCACGTCGGGCTGATCGCGTTCGCGGGGCGGGCGAGCGTGCTCTCGCCGATGACGCCGGACAAGAGCTTCCTGCGTCTGGCCCTCGACGGCGCCGGCCCGCACAGCGTGCCGCGCGGCGGAACGAAGCTCGCCGAGGCGATCGGCCGCGCGGTCACGGGCTTCGGCGACCCGGGCCCCGCCCAGCGCGCCCTGATCCTGATCACCGACGGCGAGGACCACGACTCCTTCGCCCTCGACGCGGCCCGGCGCGCCGCGGAAGCCGGTATCAAGATCATCGCCATCGGCTTCGGCGACGAAGGCGGCAGCCCGATCTTCGTGCGGGATCCCGAGACCGGGGCGCGGGTGCAGGTGCGCGACGCGGAAGGGCGTCCCGTGATCAGCCGCCTGAACGGGGATCTTCTCCGGGAGCTCGCCCTCGCGACCGACGGCGCCTACGTCCCGGCGGGCACCGGGGTCCTCGACCTCGCGTCGATCTACGATGCGCACATCGCCGGTCTCACCCGGGGCCAGATCGACGAGCGGGGCCGCACGATCCGCGACGAGGCCTATCAGCTCTTCGTCGCCATCGCGTTCGTCGCGCTGCTCGCCGGCGTGCTCCTCGTCGGCGGAAGACCGCCGCGGGGCGGGGCGATCGCGGCGCTGTTCGCGGCGTTCCTCGTGACGACCGCGCATGCCCCCGAGACTGCGGCCCAGGGCGATCCGATCCAGGGGGAGGCCCTCGAGGAGACGGAGGCGGCGCCGCCCGTGCCGCCCGCCCCGACGCCGCAGGTCGACCCCCGCGAGCGCTTCAATCGTGCGAACGCCTCGCTCGCGGCGGGGGACGCTGCGGCGGCGACGGCGGGACTTCGTGATGCGCGACGCGACGCGCCGGACGATCCCGAGCTCCGATTCGCCGCGACCTACAACCTGGGCATGGCGGCGGTCGCGCGCGCGGACGCCGAGGAGGCGCCGGAGGCGAGCCTGGCCGCGCTGCACGAAGCAGCGGACTGGTTCCGCGAAGCCGTCGCGCTCCGCCCCGACGAGGAAGACCCGCGCCACAACCTCGAAGTGGTGCTGCGTCGCGCGCTCCTGCTGGCCGACGAGCTCGCGCGGCAGGAGGAGGGCGATCTCGAGCAGGCGCTCGACGCCCTGATCGATCGCCAGCGGGGCCATCTCGGGACCGCCGCGCAGCTGTTGGGCGCCGTCGCGGGCCGCGAGGGCGAGGAAGAGGAAGCGACGCTCGCGCAGCTCCGTCCCGCCTTCGACGCCGCGGCGACCGAGCAACGCGTGCTGCGCGCGGATGCCGACGCGCTGGCGGAGCGAGTGGTTCGCGAGCGGGAAGCGATCCTGCGGATGGTGGAGGACGTACGGTCGCCGGAGGACGCCCTCCGTGCAGCCCAGCTCGAAGGGGTGCTCGTCTACCTGGATTCGTCGATCGAGCGCATCGGCGGGACCCGTCGCCAGCTCCGCCTGCGTCGGCCGGAGCGCGCCTATCGACGCGGCGCCTCGTCGCTCGGTGAGCTGAAGCGCGCGCGGGACCAGCTGCGGGATCCCGTGCAGCAGATCGACGTGCTGATCCAGGAGACCGGCGAAGTGCTCCAGAAGACGGGCGCGCTGCTCGCTGCGGATCGGCCGTCGCCGAGCGGCGAGCCCGGTCCTGCGCTGCCGGCCTTCCTGACGCGCGGCGCGGTCGAAGAGGAAGCACGTCGACTGACCGATCGCGTCGGGGAGCTCGCGGGTCGCCTGAAGGTCGCGGCCGAGGAGGCCGCGAAGGCAGCGCCTGCGGCGCAGGGACAGTCTGCGGCGCAGGGACAGTCCGCGGCGCCGGTCGAGCCGGGCGCGCCGGATCCCGAGCTCTTGCGAGAGGCCCTGGTCGTCGCGGCGCCCCTCGTCGGCGAGGCGGCGACGTTCCTCGAAGCGGCCACGAACGAGCTCGGCGCGGACGCGCTGCGCGAGGCGTTCGCTTCCGAGGCGCGGGCGGGTCGGGCGCTCGCCGACGCACGGGAGTCTTTCTTCGACCTCGCACGCCTGCTCGGCGTGACCTTCGAGGACCAGTCGCGGATCGCCGACCTGGCTTCGACGGAAGAGGCGGCGATCGCGGAGGTACGCGACGAGTACGCGCCGATGGCGACGGAGCTGCAGTCGAAGAATCTCGAGCGCGCCGATCGACTGGAGATCCTGCTCGCGAAGGAGCGGGCGACCGCGCTGGCGGCGGCGGAGCAGGCGGCCGCTCAGGCCCCGCCGGCCGAGGACGAAGATCCGGCGGCGAACGAGAAGGCCCGGTTCGACGCGGCGAGTGCGCTGCTGGCGGCGGCGGACGGCGAGATGGAGGCGGCGCGCCTCGGCTTCACGGCGCGGGAGCTCGACTGGGTCGCGAGCGGCGCCCACGCGGCCACGGCGCGGGATCAGCTCGAACGCTTGCGCGAGCTCTTTTTTTCCCTGATCGAGCATCTCCAGAAGCTCGCGCGGGATCAGGTCGATCTGGCAGACGAGACGAACGAAGTGGCGACGCTGGCCACCGCGAACGCCGATGCCGAGGAGACCGCGGCCCGCGCCCGCGCGCTCGGCGACGATCAGGGCGGCCTCGAAGAACGGGCAGGCACGATCGCCGACGTCCTGCTGGAACGATCGCAGGTCGAGGCACCGGAGGGCGTCGCTCCGGAGGAGGCCGAGGCGGCACAGGCGAAGGCGCGTCGGGCGGCGGAGCACGTGGCGAGCGCGCAGCTCGCCATGCGCGACGCGAAGCAGGGACTCGAGGCCGAGACGCCGGACTTCGAAGCCGTGGCGCCGCCGCAGACCCTGGCCATCGAAGAGCTCATGAAGGCGCTCAAGCTGCTCTCCCCGCCGCCGCCTCCCGAGGATCAGCAGGGCGAGGATCAGGACGAGTCCGATTCCGAGGAATCCGAGGGGGGCGAGCAACAGCCGCAGCCCGAGGGAGGCGACGAAGGCGACGGTTCGCGCGAGAATGAGGCGGCCGAGTCGCAAGAGGGGCCGCAGGATCCCGGACAGCTCCTCCAGGGCGTGCGGGATCGAGAGGCCGAGCGGCGACGGGATCGCGAGCGCGAGCGCCAGCAGCGGCGATCGCAGCCGGTGGACAGGGACTGGTGA
- a CDS encoding BatD family protein — MIDRRTGRRGGWARRYAAGFGLLQFALVASGGAFAQEAQVQVGRGPHYVGDPINLQVVAFDFEEDPTPEIDAPALEDGTLRFAGVSPSVSSSISIVNGRMSRSKEVRFVYQYELIANRTGRIDLPPFRVRQGATTRSTGPTRLDVKGVPTTGMVGLSVSLPEGPIFVGQKVPVAIELRIDREAERDLIEYSATVPLFDVPNLRFLDAPGSSQSTLEIETAEGRLRLPAALREETVGGRTVLVLRAERTMIALSPEPLRAAPPRIVISRGTRFRRDVFGQRQATSSERLMSEGRPVDLEVIEVPRIGRPPTWAGAVGSGYTLEVSADRSVVQLGEPIVLSFVLRGDGDLSSAGLPPFDAPGFFDPARFRLPEEPPAGLVDEDGKRFEVSLRVLDANVREVPALEYAWFDAKTRRFETTTTRPIALSVGAAQVIGADDVDRGAGALVTSSASGEADGDPAGTPSSPERRDSFAASGANLAIELQPARVLDGGRRVAGAGVEVPAIYALSVALLGFAVLDARRRRRDPAERARAGAIVAARREIEGATEAGALGRALREFAAAMPEAAAGEHDALLAECDALRFAPGGEQAELPASLKARALRFLDTLESGKGA; from the coding sequence GTGATCGACCGGAGAACGGGAAGGCGAGGGGGTTGGGCACGCCGGTACGCGGCCGGCTTCGGCCTGCTCCAGTTCGCCCTCGTCGCGTCGGGCGGGGCCTTCGCTCAGGAGGCGCAGGTCCAGGTCGGACGGGGGCCCCATTACGTCGGGGACCCGATCAACCTCCAGGTCGTCGCGTTCGACTTCGAAGAGGATCCCACGCCGGAGATCGACGCGCCGGCGCTCGAGGACGGCACGCTGCGCTTCGCCGGCGTCTCGCCGAGCGTCTCGTCGTCGATCTCGATCGTGAACGGCCGCATGTCCCGCTCGAAGGAGGTGCGCTTCGTCTACCAGTACGAGCTGATCGCGAACCGCACCGGACGGATCGACCTCCCGCCGTTCCGCGTGCGCCAGGGCGCGACGACCCGTTCGACGGGACCGACCCGCCTCGACGTGAAGGGCGTGCCCACGACCGGGATGGTCGGGCTGTCGGTCTCGCTTCCCGAAGGCCCCATCTTCGTCGGACAGAAGGTGCCCGTCGCGATCGAGCTGCGGATCGATCGCGAGGCCGAGCGGGATCTGATCGAGTACTCGGCGACGGTCCCCCTCTTCGATGTGCCGAACCTGCGCTTTCTGGATGCGCCGGGGAGTAGCCAGAGCACCCTCGAGATCGAGACGGCGGAGGGACGTCTCCGGCTTCCGGCGGCCCTGCGCGAGGAGACCGTGGGCGGTCGGACCGTGCTCGTCCTCCGGGCGGAGCGGACGATGATCGCGCTCTCTCCGGAGCCGCTCCGCGCCGCGCCGCCGCGGATCGTGATCAGCCGGGGGACCCGCTTCCGGCGCGATGTCTTCGGCCAGCGGCAGGCGACCTCGAGCGAACGCCTGATGTCGGAGGGCCGTCCCGTCGACCTCGAAGTGATCGAGGTTCCGAGGATCGGCCGGCCGCCGACCTGGGCCGGGGCCGTCGGCTCCGGCTATACCCTCGAAGTCAGCGCGGACCGCAGCGTCGTCCAGCTCGGGGAGCCGATCGTGCTCTCGTTCGTGCTCCGGGGCGACGGCGATCTCTCGAGCGCGGGGCTTCCGCCCTTCGATGCCCCGGGCTTCTTCGACCCGGCCCGGTTCCGACTGCCGGAGGAGCCGCCGGCGGGACTCGTCGACGAGGATGGCAAGCGGTTCGAGGTCAGCCTTCGCGTCCTCGACGCGAACGTGCGCGAAGTTCCGGCACTCGAGTACGCGTGGTTCGATGCCAAGACGCGGCGCTTCGAGACGACGACGACGCGCCCCATCGCGCTCTCGGTCGGGGCCGCTCAGGTGATCGGCGCCGACGACGTCGACCGCGGTGCCGGCGCTCTCGTCACTTCGTCCGCGTCCGGCGAGGCCGACGGCGACCCGGCCGGCACGCCGTCGTCGCCGGAGCGCCGCGACTCTTTCGCCGCGAGCGGCGCGAACCTCGCGATCGAGCTGCAACCCGCGCGGGTCCTCGACGGCGGCCGCCGCGTCGCGGGGGCCGGCGTCGAGGTCCCCGCGATCTACGCGCTGTCGGTCGCGCTGCTGGGATTCGCGGTCCTGGATGCGCGGCGGAGGAGACGGGATCCCGCTGAGCGGGCGCGGGCCGGTGCGATCGTGGCGGCGCGTCGGGAGATCGAAGGGGCCACCGAGGCGGGGGCGCTCGGACGCGCGCTGCGCGAGTTCGCGGCGGCGATGCCGGAGGCGGCGGCGGGGGAGCACGATGCGCTCCTCGCCGAGTGCGACGCGCTTCGCTTCGCGCCGGGGGGCGAGCAGGCCGAGCTGCCCGCGAGTTTGAAGGCGAGGGCGCTTCGCTTCCTGGACACCCTCGAGTCGGGGAAGGGCGCATGA
- a CDS encoding inositol-3-phosphate synthase produces the protein MEPIRVAIAGVGNCASALVQGVAWYAERESDDRAGLMRTSIGGFRAEDLAFVAAFDVDARKVGRPLEEAILAAPNCTRVFQDALPRSGVYVQSAPVFDGIAAHMADHPAERAFRITDEPPVDLARAVADSGAEILVSYLPVGAEAAVRAFAEACLAAGVAFVNCVPVFIASDPEWSHRFREAGLPIVGDDIKSQVGATIVHRVLARLLADRGVELDRTYQLNTGGNTDFLNMMERTRLASKKVSKTEAVQSQLDERLATDDIHIGPSDYVPWQGDNKVAFIRAEGRGFGDAPIELELRLSVQDSPNSAGVVIDAIRCAKLGLDRGMGGPLDAACAYYMKSPPIQMRDEEARVAVDAFIEAKPLARRD, from the coding sequence ATGGAGCCCATCCGGGTGGCGATCGCCGGCGTCGGCAACTGTGCGAGCGCGCTCGTGCAGGGCGTCGCATGGTACGCCGAGCGCGAGAGCGACGATCGGGCAGGACTCATGCGCACGTCGATCGGCGGCTTCCGGGCGGAGGATCTCGCGTTCGTCGCGGCCTTCGACGTCGATGCGCGGAAGGTCGGTCGTCCCCTCGAAGAAGCGATCCTCGCGGCGCCGAACTGCACCCGGGTCTTCCAGGACGCGTTGCCCAGGTCGGGGGTGTACGTGCAGTCCGCCCCGGTCTTCGACGGCATCGCGGCGCACATGGCGGACCACCCGGCGGAACGGGCCTTTCGCATCACGGACGAGCCGCCCGTCGATCTCGCCCGCGCCGTCGCCGATTCGGGGGCCGAGATCCTCGTCTCCTATCTCCCGGTCGGGGCCGAGGCCGCGGTTCGAGCCTTCGCCGAAGCCTGCCTGGCGGCGGGCGTCGCCTTCGTGAACTGCGTCCCCGTCTTCATCGCCTCCGATCCCGAATGGAGCCATCGCTTCCGCGAGGCCGGCCTGCCGATCGTGGGCGACGACATCAAGAGCCAGGTGGGCGCCACGATCGTCCACCGGGTGCTCGCCCGCCTGCTCGCCGACCGCGGCGTCGAGCTCGACCGGACCTATCAGCTGAATACGGGCGGCAATACCGACTTCCTCAACATGATGGAACGAACGCGCCTCGCCTCGAAGAAAGTCTCCAAGACCGAAGCGGTCCAGAGCCAGCTCGACGAACGCCTCGCGACCGACGACATCCACATCGGCCCCTCGGACTACGTCCCCTGGCAGGGCGACAACAAGGTCGCGTTCATTCGCGCCGAAGGGCGAGGATTCGGGGACGCGCCGATCGAGCTCGAGCTCCGGCTCTCGGTCCAGGACTCGCCGAACAGCGCCGGCGTCGTGATCGACGCGATCCGCTGCGCGAAGCTCGGCCTCGACCGGGGGATGGGCGGGCCGCTCGATGCGGCGTGCGCCTACTACATGAAGAGTCCGCCGATCCAGATGCGCGACGAGGAAGCGCGGGTCGCGGTCGACGCGTTCATCGAGGCGAAGCCGCTCGCGCGTCGCGACTGA
- a CDS encoding multicopper oxidase domain-containing protein, producing the protein MSRGPTPAHLRSAFLLVLLLASAARTVGATPPIAQTEHDGLRIVEAELTIARESVEIAGVTSEGMTVNGAIPGPTLRWRVGDLARIRVTNTMDVPSSIHWHGLLLPNVQDGVPGLTTPGIRPGETHTFEIPIRHPGTYWYHSHTALQEQRGVYGAIVIDEDEAPTSRPHDHRPATAPDVDRDVVLVLSDWTRRDPNEILRLLKRGSEYFSVEKGTAQSLWGALRAGELGSVLRRSLRRMPPMDLSDVAYDAFLINGAPESTIEARPGERLRIRIVNAAASTYFYLGIGARPFRIVAADGVDVRPFETDRLLMAIAETYDVVVEVPADGRIEFRATAQDGSGSASAWIGSGPDRPAESVPRPNLYAMRHAGHGAAHGSSHASPTPDRAPHEEAEASHPPVHEGHEGHEMPSGHRGASDGSHSPAVDDSHASHAAHAEAHNPRPLPPYERLQSRHPSTLPEDAPSRTIRLRLTGNMDRYVWSFDGKTLAESDVIPIRRGEILRVELENTTMMHHPLHLHGHFFRVLGANALRRADAHAPLKHTVDVAPMQTTTIEFLADAEADWFFHCHVLYHMKAGMSRIFHYEGDAPDPALSEEREQLFKDPIYAWAEASGLSQFTEGEAIASNRRHELGVEWEIGYRGDVDHEVLPRYRYHVNRFYRFFAGASFEDERDVGVFGAESLLPLNFDGRAWIDTRGHGRFALAKELDLTSRLGFVGDVEFDTEQGFEGSTGLRFRVHRYAAIAAEWHSEFGLGAGLELIW; encoded by the coding sequence ATGTCTCGAGGTCCCACTCCCGCCCATCTGCGGTCCGCCTTCCTGCTCGTTCTCCTCCTCGCGAGTGCCGCACGGACGGTCGGCGCCACCCCGCCGATCGCCCAGACCGAGCACGACGGACTCCGCATCGTCGAGGCCGAGCTCACGATCGCGCGCGAATCGGTCGAGATCGCCGGGGTCACGTCGGAAGGCATGACGGTGAACGGGGCCATCCCGGGACCGACGCTCCGGTGGCGCGTCGGGGATCTCGCTCGCATCCGCGTGACGAACACGATGGACGTCCCGAGCTCGATCCACTGGCACGGGCTCCTGCTCCCGAACGTGCAGGACGGCGTCCCCGGCCTGACGACACCCGGCATCCGGCCCGGCGAAACCCACACGTTCGAGATTCCGATCCGTCATCCCGGCACCTACTGGTACCACTCCCATACGGCGCTCCAGGAGCAGCGCGGCGTCTACGGCGCGATCGTGATCGACGAGGACGAGGCACCGACTTCGAGGCCGCACGACCATCGACCTGCGACGGCACCCGACGTCGACCGGGACGTCGTCCTCGTGCTCTCCGACTGGACTCGACGCGATCCCAACGAGATCCTGCGCCTGCTGAAGCGAGGCAGCGAGTACTTCTCCGTCGAGAAGGGAACGGCGCAGAGTCTCTGGGGCGCCTTGCGCGCCGGCGAGCTCGGCAGCGTCCTGCGCAGGTCGCTTCGACGGATGCCCCCGATGGACCTCTCGGACGTCGCCTACGACGCGTTCCTGATCAACGGCGCTCCCGAGTCGACGATCGAGGCCCGGCCGGGCGAGCGACTCCGGATCCGGATCGTGAACGCGGCCGCGTCGACCTACTTCTATCTGGGGATCGGCGCCCGTCCCTTTCGAATCGTCGCCGCCGACGGCGTCGACGTGCGGCCCTTCGAGACCGATCGGCTCCTGATGGCGATCGCCGAGACCTACGACGTCGTGGTCGAGGTTCCCGCCGACGGCCGGATCGAGTTCCGGGCGACCGCCCAGGACGGATCCGGTTCGGCATCGGCCTGGATCGGCTCCGGTCCGGATCGACCCGCCGAGTCCGTACCGCGCCCCAACCTCTACGCGATGCGCCACGCCGGGCACGGCGCCGCACACGGGTCGTCGCACGCGAGCCCCACGCCGGACAGGGCGCCGCACGAAGAAGCCGAAGCTTCCCACCCCCCGGTTCACGAGGGACACGAGGGACACGAGATGCCCTCGGGACACCGCGGCGCTTCCGACGGAAGCCACTCGCCGGCCGTCGACGATTCGCACGCGAGTCACGCCGCACACGCCGAGGCGCACAATCCGCGGCCGCTCCCACCCTATGAGCGGCTGCAATCGCGCCACCCGAGCACCCTCCCCGAAGACGCGCCGTCCCGAACGATCCGACTCCGGCTCACCGGCAACATGGATCGCTACGTCTGGTCCTTCGACGGAAAGACCCTCGCCGAGTCGGATGTGATCCCCATCCGCCGCGGCGAGATCCTCCGAGTCGAGCTCGAGAACACGACGATGATGCACCACCCGCTGCATCTCCACGGGCACTTCTTCCGGGTCCTCGGCGCGAACGCCCTCCGTCGGGCCGATGCCCATGCGCCCCTCAAGCACACCGTCGACGTGGCCCCCATGCAGACGACGACGATCGAGTTCCTGGCCGACGCCGAGGCCGACTGGTTCTTCCACTGCCACGTCCTCTACCACATGAAGGCCGGCATGAGCCGCATCTTCCACTACGAAGGGGACGCGCCCGACCCCGCGCTCTCGGAAGAACGCGAGCAGCTCTTCAAGGACCCGATCTACGCGTGGGCGGAGGCGAGCGGGCTCTCCCAGTTCACCGAAGGCGAAGCCATCGCGAGCAATCGCCGACACGAGCTCGGCGTCGAGTGGGAGATCGGCTATCGAGGGGACGTCGACCACGAGGTACTGCCCCGCTACCGCTATCACGTGAACCGCTTCTACCGGTTCTTCGCCGGCGCGAGTTTCGAAGACGAGCGGGACGTCGGCGTCTTCGGGGCGGAATCGCTCCTTCCGCTCAACTTCGATGGCCGCGCCTGGATCGACACCCGCGGCCATGGGCGCTTCGCCCTCGCCAAGGAGCTCGACCTCACCTCGCGGCTCGGCTTCGTGGGCGACGTCGAGTTCGACACGGAGCAGGGATTCGAAGGCAGCACGGGCCTGCGATTCCGCGTCCACCGATACGCCGCGATCGCTGCGGAGTGGCACAGCGAGTTCGGCCTGGGCGCGGGACTCGAGTTGATCTGGTAG
- a CDS encoding NAD(P)H-dependent oxidoreductase, with amino-acid sequence MKILALIGSLRAASFSRKLALAAAELAPEGTTVEIVDGRDLPLYDQDLDGDEKPPAVQTLLDQVSAADGLLFITPEYNYGVPGTLKNLIDWASRPAYNSPLKDRPSMVVALSLAPAGGSRAHAQLGTILAGTLTPVFVSPGFLVGGVHEHFDESGALTNELTRVRLERTLAGFVEWAEKTSA; translated from the coding sequence TTGAAGATCCTCGCCCTCATCGGCAGCCTGCGCGCTGCCTCGTTCAGCAGGAAGCTCGCCCTCGCCGCTGCGGAGCTCGCTCCGGAAGGCACGACCGTCGAGATCGTCGACGGCCGCGATCTCCCGCTCTACGACCAGGACCTCGACGGGGACGAGAAGCCGCCGGCAGTCCAGACGCTCCTCGATCAGGTGAGCGCCGCCGACGGGCTGCTCTTCATCACGCCGGAGTACAACTACGGCGTCCCGGGGACGCTCAAGAACCTGATCGACTGGGCCTCGCGTCCCGCCTACAACTCGCCGCTCAAGGATCGTCCGTCGATGGTCGTGGCGCTCTCTCTCGCGCCGGCGGGAGGATCGCGGGCCCACGCGCAGCTGGGGACCATCCTCGCCGGAACCCTCACGCCGGTCTTCGTGAGCCCGGGCTTCCTGGTGGGTGGTGTCCACGAGCACTTCGACGAGAGCGGTGCCCTCACCAACGAGCTCACTCGGGTCCGGCTCGAGCGGACGCTCGCGGGCTTCGTCGAGTGGGCGGAGAAGACGTCCGCCTGA
- a CDS encoding antibiotic biosynthesis monooxygenase codes for MLVITAVVQSSAADIEALKDALAEMETASRAEDGCHDYTFLQEVNDPDVLRINERWESMEALQKHFATPHMAKFNEAISARPPKSMDLQIHELGEALSLPS; via the coding sequence ATGCTCGTCATCACCGCCGTCGTCCAGAGCAGCGCCGCCGACATCGAGGCGCTCAAGGACGCCCTCGCCGAGATGGAGACCGCCAGCCGCGCCGAAGACGGTTGCCACGACTACACCTTCCTGCAGGAGGTGAACGATCCCGACGTGCTCCGGATCAACGAGCGCTGGGAGTCGATGGAGGCGCTCCAGAAGCACTTCGCGACGCCTCACATGGCGAAGTTCAACGAGGCGATCTCGGCGCGACCGCCGAAGTCGATGGACCTGCAGATCCACGAGCTCGGCGAGGCGCTCTCGCTTCCGAGCTGA